The Apostichopus japonicus isolate 1M-3 chromosome 1, ASM3797524v1, whole genome shotgun sequence DNA segment catgtaaagaaataattttaGGGAGTGATGGAGACATTATTCCTACGTTCAACAACAATTTCACTGTTATCAGAGTATCGAGACTGTAGCAATGTGCATCTGCTAAAACCTCCACTTTGTTACAGtttcgatcctgctaggatcgaaacgtcaggccaacatacttttacacattctcttacacaggctctctagtggataagcagtttgctaacagttttattttattttgtaccaGTAAAGTCGGTCATTTGGGACAAACCTAAGCGAGCTAAAGTATCGACCATTTAATACAGTATCAGACCAAAAGATTAAGATTACAGTCAGCGACCAGTTGTTTATTCTGTAAAAgatgtaaatttaatttgtgTATAGCTCCTTGCGAGTTAAAATGTCCAAGCCCTTCTGGGTAGTAGAAGACGTGACCAATTGCGtattaaaaaagataacttaaaggtcatcagtaggTCATCAGTAGATTGCCCACAAAATATACTAGAAAGCCAAATAATGGTCATCCATGTTTTTAATATGAAGCATTTTTACTATCAAGTTAAAGCCATTTATTATCTCCCTGTGGTGTAATACTCTTCTAATTATAGGTATTGGCTTGGGtggggatgtgggggggggctgtactGGTGACTTTAAAGAATACCTAACCTGTTCCTAAATTCAGTCCACCAAGTTTTGCCGTAGACATCAGATTGGGTATATGTGTCGTGGAGTTGTGAATCGACCAAAATGTAGTACATCCCCTTTTTGTTTAGACTCCAAATTTCGTGGGTAAGATTGTTGTCCATGACTGGCCTTTAACAGGTTAAATCAAATGATAGTAGCCTTGTACAACTGTTTGAGCAGGTTTTCAAATTACATGGCTTTATTTTCCAACTTACTGTCTACTGCAGAAGAGAAGAAGTCCTTATATACTGTATTTAGATCGTGACTGTTTCTCTTAATTCGTacccaaccattttttttaaattttaagaacaATTTAAGACAAACAATTGAAGACCAGACTGGGAAATAATAAGCTATATAAAACAggtcaaagaaaaagaaaaaaaaagaaaagaaactttaAAAAGTGACAACAGATTGTGTTTCTTCTTTAAATTATTGTGAAATGATGATCATCAATCATTTTTTGTTGCAAATTCAAAGGAAAGTTTTTAAAATGGTTCTTACCAACAACAATTACTTCTACTGTACCTTCACCCATACAGTAAGCCTAGGTTGGATTTGTTAGTTAGTCAACACACCCCTTGTTGCCTAGGTAACCAAGGGCAAAGCACTTTGCATGGTCTTGTGTTCCAGTCAACCATGAAAGCTATATTTGGTATTTGAATTTGCATGCATGACCAGTATAtgtaatattacatattatattacTATGATGTTGACTActtagtgtatatatatatatatatatatatatatatatatgtgagatatatatatatatgtgagatatatatatatatatatatatatatatattgaaatcgaaatgagttgtaaaatccagaacagtgaaaaaatttccagtctccaccgggattcgaacccgggcctcttgcttatatgcggacaccctaaccactaggctatatatggacgctgattgtatgtccaaaggttgaaaccagtaaggaaggttgtaattccactgtaggcgtttgtcacctgtatcgaacaatactagttctgttttggtgagaCTATATATGTCCTACACTTAGTAAGAAAGGATGGACGAGATGGGCACAATTGCCAGCATGACCCAAACCAtcagaagaataaaaaagaaaatcattgcCATTTCATCCACTTGTTTAAATATGACTTTGAATACCTGAAAGAATATGACCATATACATTTAAAAACCTTTGCATATTCTGGCAGATTATGGCATAATCTTTATGGTCACCCTGTAATTTCTCCATACAGTGTGAAAACTTCATGCAAATGACAGTCATAGTCCCAGTTATTATAGAGGGCGCTATTTACTATTCTAGTATTTATTATTCTACATCCTTCTGcacaaacagtatatatatgataatgagTCATTGTACATGTTTCTCTGTTGCAAAGGGAATCTCAGCATGCCATTTCTTGTCAGGTGAAGAATCCATTGTCTGAATTCTACCCACACCTGTTTGTAGAGCTATATAGTATACAGCGATACAAAAAATGTCAACAGAAAACAAATTCtaatggtaatgattggtctaTAAATAAGAACTAATTGCCAAATTAGTTTCAAATTACATGTGTATTTTATACCTAACAGCTAACTGCATACATGGCTTTACTGCACTCCTACATAGCAACACAATTAAATGGTTATCAGTATTTGGCCCCTCACCCCATATATGCTAGAaagctagaaagtcaaataatggtcaccagtgctcaaatttaaacaaacattCTACTGCCACTGTCAGAGTAAGttaccaccccccaccccaactgAGATATTTAAGTCTCTATTTTAATACTTGTTAATCTCCCTGAATAAGTATGTGGGCCAGAGCGCCTGTAGGAAAGCGCATTTTAAgacttctagcaatttttagCCTGCTAACATTTAGGGCTAATACTGAAGATCTTCAAGATACATTTCGGGTAGAATATTAGAAAACTTATCAAGCTATAAATACTATACACTAGCATCAATTTGCTTTCAAAAGCTTTGTATGGACCAAATTGGTTTCTGCATCCAATTAAACATTATAGAGCAAAaccataaaagaagaagaagtagtTTAAGGAAAGAAATGTCCATGTAGTCCTTTGCTCAACCCTTAACAAAGTGAAAGGAGGTTCTTCCTCATTCTGACGTCTTATCTACATAAGAAAGATCAACATATTTGTTCCTGAGTGAGGTTTTGATCCGTAGAAGATCCACTTGGGCTTGTGGGTGGCAGGGATTTGTGGGTTAGAGGAAGGTTCGTCACTAACAGCTTGTTAATATCTGCGAGGATGTCAGTGAACAGTATTTCAATCATTTGCTCGTCAAACACGGGTTGGATATGAGTCCCTTCCCACAGCTCTCTGGGTCATCACTCACCCAGAAGCAGATCTGAGCGAAGACCAGTGGTGTGATCCGAAGATCCTTCCCTACGGCCGTCAATTCCTCCACCCCGGTCACGTTGATCCGCTGCTGCTTGTTCGATTTGACCGCGATGATCTTCCGGTCCCAGTTTTTCTCGGGACCCTTCCAGAATCGGAAGTACATCCCGGCACCTCTCGCCTCCGCGGTGGCGTCGCACCGCTCGTAGATGTACATCGTAGAACTCTGTTCCATGTGGCAGTATCGATACATCAAACGAGGCTCCCCTTGCCGGTTCAAACGCTCGAAACTCGAGAAGTGGATCCTGTTCGGTCTGGACTCTTCCAAGTCGGCGTTACCCTCCAGACCCATGCAGCTATTGAAGTGAGCATTGCTGACCCTCAGAACGGCGTAGTTGTATCTGTTTGAATCCAGACGCCACCGCCAACCGTTCGGTACGAATACCTTACTGACGGTGTGCCAGGTGATCGCTCTGGTCCAAGGTTTGTCGCCCTCTCTGGGATCATACGCCACATCCTGGTCGTACAGACCCACCCGTAACTTGTCGACGGTATTGAGCAGATCGCTACCGTCGTGAATGCACTCGGCGGCGGTCAGGATGTACCTGTGTCCGATGACGGTCCCCGAGCAGCCCGGATGAACCTGGGCCACGGTGTTAAAGGGAAACGTCCGCTTCTGTGTGGGACTCAGTATTATTGATCGGGTGTCGTGGCGGTAGAGCGCCCTCGCGGTTCTCTGCCTTCTCTGCTGTTTCTTCCTTCCCTTGGTCTTCTTCTTCCAAGCTAATGCTATGCTGGCTTCAGAAGGATCCAAGATGAAAGATTTGAAACCGGACTGAATCTCGTTGCTGTAGACCGTGTAGGATAAATGTTTAGAGATTCTTTCGAGTGCCTTTTGAGATTTCGGTCTGATCTGAGATTGAGCTTCttgataatgttgttgtttcaGTTTCGCCTCTTCCGTGAATGGGTCTTCTTCGATTTTTCTGTCGTCCCCGGAGGATTTCAAACAAAACAGGGCCATCAGCAACATAAGAACGATGTAAAGTCTAAGTACCGCCATCTTAAATAAATAAGGAGTGTCCTTTGCACAGTCTGTAACAGCAATCCTCACCTATGTAGTAGCACTTCTGAGCTTACCAAAAAGAGACCCAGAAAGTTTCAGTCtaacacaaaatgaaatgtgttttttgTAGAACAATTTATAAATTCCGAATTTTACAGAAAGTTGTTCCATGGACTTCCAAATGACATTATGTAGCCAAACGTTATGCTAGGATAGGATTAAGAAGCTTCCTGATGAGATTATTGCCAAGATATCGAGAATTATTATATTAGAGGGAGAGAACAGACCAGAAAACAAACTTTCAAAAGTGCTCTGTTGAAATCGGCTAGTGTTTTGAACTCTGGGATAATACAGACCATTGACACAGAGTCCTGTCAATCAGAGTGTTAGATGTCAGGCAGAGCGTTAAGAGGTGTCCCTGCAATGTCCAAATCACTGAATCGAAGATGAGTTTGACGTCTGTCAGCAGATGCGAAAAGACTGAAGTCCAGCAAGTTTGTTTATTCCTTATTGACAGAACAAATTTCAAGGTATAATCCAGGGAATGACCGAAACTCGTGGATGGCTTGGAAACCAGTGCTGACAGAGAGAAAAAATTGATTAAGCAGAATTGAGTAACTTGAGGAAAACAGTACAATTTATAATGGAATTAGGATAAGGGAGGGGGTAAAATTGAACCACGGTGTGAAAAAAACCACACTTTAACAAGGTCGAGTTTTTTAGCCCCAGAGGGTTGTTGCACAGGAATGTCTGACCATGAAATTACCCTCTCCGCGGGGATGTCAACTTTCGAAAGTTGATCAAACTTCGTGGATATTTCGGAACGGGAAGGAAATTGAGAGAGACAGtcagaaaaaaacacaaacatgtcGTTTTTTTGGCCATCCAGGGTGTCATGTCAAAGGTCGTGTAGACAACCGTTTGAGGAATGCATTTCTTCCTGGAGTATTTCTGCTGCAGCAGGGACCGAGCTACTCGGTGCAAAGTTTTATTAGATTTGTGTCGGGGTTAATCAATCTGTTTGTATTTCAAACTAGTGTCTTTTCCCTGGCATGAGGTAATTTATCATCGGGCCGAACCAGGGCTCAGGGAGAAAACAAGGATAGGAAGTGATACACTGTCAAAAAGTGAAAGTATTATATAAGTACATATAAGATCAACAAACTGTGATGGGAGAGTAGAAGAGTTGAGGATGACAAAATAGCAAGgaaatattctttaaaaaaaaaatacctgtgGTAAATTATGAACTAAAAATATCACAGggtttataatattaatttctcaaattatgggtaaatttatataaattccTCTGAGTACTTTCACTTCCACTTTAAACCTCAGAACTAAGCTTCTATAAGAAAGTATTCTTTATTCTTAGTTGTCCATAGCAACAGGAGGTTtggattttgtgtgtgtgtgcttatgTGTGTGTAAACAGCTAaaggtttaattttttttttttttttggtatgacccatatgacacaaaaaaacaaaaaaattcaagaaaagACAAGTGTATTTTTCTACGTTCATGTACCCTTTGGATTAACCCATTGTTTTTAATGCTTTTATTCTTTAATTGAAAACAGATGTATTTTTTATGTTTGAAAGGCACGCTCACCATTTTGTAACATAAGAGGGCAAATGCGTGCCCTCCCTAACCCCTCGCACCAGCTCCCCTCTCAGACAAGGAATGTCATTTATAGATTTGATAAAGTTTTAGATGTTTCTTGACATGGTGTTTACAGTGCTTTCAGACCGACAACAGCTTCCGATAAGTATCAAGTTTGCTGGAACACGCAGTTATCCCTCGCATGGGGGCATTTTTTATATTCTTCTCATTACTTGCACTATTTCATAATTGAGGCCATTGTAAATAGGCTGAATATAAGGTAAATAAGTAGATGAAGTGGTTTTTCCATCAACAGATTAGTGAAAGTAACCCCCTCCCTCCTGTTTCCCCATCCCCCTTTCTCACCCTTCCTGTTTCCAATAAAAATGAAGTGGTAAATTGCAACAAGCACTCTGACAGTTTTGACGGTAATGAAGGCAGGCCTGCATCAATCCTGATTTGACTTACAAGCCGACAATAATTGTGGCCTTCTCTGTCACATCAGATGGGGCTGTGTTTAGTCTCAGACTTATTTCAGACATGTATTGTAACCATTTTATTATATCTATGATGTAATCAtttaaaaaggttttttttttgactgaagtattttgcataatattaataaatattcaaaatccT contains these protein-coding regions:
- the LOC139966876 gene encoding serine protease 23-like gives rise to the protein MAVLRLYIVLMLLMALFCLKSSGDDRKIEEDPFTEEAKLKQQHYQEAQSQIRPKSQKALERISKHLSYTVYSNEIQSGFKSFILDPSEASIALAWKKKTKGRKKQQRRQRTARALYRHDTRSIILSPTQKRTFPFNTVAQVHPGCSGTVIGHRYILTAAECIHDGSDLLNTVDKLRVGLYDQDVAYDPREGDKPWTRAITWHTVSKVFVPNGWRWRLDSNRYNYAVLRVSNAHFNSCMGLEGNADLEESRPNRIHFSSFERLNRQGEPRLMYRYCHMEQSSTMYIYERCDATAEARGAGMYFRFWKGPEKNWDRKIIAVKSNKQQRINVTGVEELTAVGKDLRITPLVFAQICFWVSDDPESCGKGLISNPCLTSK